A genomic window from Deltaproteobacteria bacterium includes:
- a CDS encoding 2-oxoacid:acceptor oxidoreductase family protein, which yields MPFIDPATKPYPFCPGCSHSLVLDAIAKALEAVAADPRRTVLVSDIGCVGLADKHFAVHTFHGLHGRSFTYASGIKLARPDLLVLVLVGDGGCGIGGHHLINAARRNIGIKVLCCNNHNFGMTGGQHSVTTHCGAKTPTTPLGAVERPFDLAALVTAAGGTFVARAKAVEKGFEALIAQAFRHDGFAFVDLWEICTAHYMPANAYKKSALEARLAAGGLETGVLRCTAFPEYAQSLRIQPTAEAAVAAPQDLSIQWSHRLEAPTYGLVIAGSAGMKILSAAGRVARAAIRSGLWVSAQDDFPVTVQSGHALATLQFGREPLDAVGSQPPDAVLILSAEGLREVQEVLPQLAPTAWILAVEGLALPPSPAPVTRLALAGIDRLSWAMAAVAQWLQRRPIFPLEALRAELALLSDERVRAAQLRALECGAGTPVAEGATAT from the coding sequence ATGCCGTTTATCGATCCCGCCACCAAACCCTATCCATTTTGTCCGGGGTGTTCGCATTCTCTCGTGCTCGACGCGATTGCTAAGGCCCTCGAAGCCGTCGCGGCCGATCCGCGGCGCACGGTCTTGGTCTCCGATATCGGCTGCGTCGGACTCGCCGACAAACATTTTGCCGTCCACACCTTTCATGGACTCCACGGCCGTTCGTTCACCTATGCCAGCGGGATCAAGTTGGCGCGACCCGATCTGCTCGTGCTGGTGTTGGTGGGCGACGGCGGATGCGGGATCGGCGGGCATCATCTGATCAACGCTGCACGGCGCAATATCGGGATCAAAGTCCTCTGTTGCAATAATCATAATTTCGGGATGACGGGCGGGCAACACAGCGTGACTACGCATTGCGGGGCCAAGACGCCGACGACGCCGCTAGGGGCTGTGGAGCGGCCGTTTGATTTGGCCGCGCTCGTGACTGCGGCGGGCGGGACGTTCGTGGCCCGGGCGAAGGCGGTGGAGAAAGGGTTCGAGGCGCTGATCGCGCAGGCGTTTCGTCACGACGGGTTTGCGTTTGTGGATCTGTGGGAGATTTGTACTGCGCATTACATGCCCGCGAACGCGTACAAAAAGTCCGCGTTGGAAGCACGTTTGGCCGCAGGTGGTTTAGAAACCGGCGTCTTGCGTTGCACGGCATTTCCCGAATATGCGCAGTCGCTGCGTATACAACCGACTGCGGAAGCGGCGGTCGCCGCACCGCAGGACCTGTCCATTCAATGGTCGCATCGCTTGGAGGCCCCAACGTATGGCCTCGTGATTGCGGGAAGCGCGGGGATGAAAATCCTCTCCGCCGCAGGGCGCGTGGCGCGGGCGGCGATCCGTTCCGGTCTGTGGGTCAGCGCGCAAGACGACTTCCCGGTCACGGTGCAGAGCGGGCATGCCCTCGCGACGTTGCAATTCGGCCGAGAGCCGCTCGATGCTGTGGGGAGCCAACCGCCGGACGCCGTGTTGATCCTCTCAGCTGAAGGCTTGCGTGAAGTTCAGGAGGTGTTGCCGCAACTGGCGCCGACCGCCTGGATCCTGGCCGTGGAGGGTTTGGCGCTGCCGCCGAGTCCCGCACCCGTGACACGATTGGCCCTGGCCGGTATCGACCGGTTGAGTTGGGCCATGGCCGCTGTTGCGCAGTGGTTGCAACGGCGGCCGATCTTCCCGCTTGAGGCATTGCGCGCGGAATTGGCGCTGCTGTCGGATGAACGCGTGCGTGCAGCGCAATTGCGGGCGTTGGAGTGTGGCGCGGGGACACCGGTTGCGGAGGGCGCTACTGCAACGTGA
- a CDS encoding ChaN family lipoprotein, translated as MSLSPREELLRLQQRLYRRNKAVIAQSVTVREPGFVRYERRYQRALATYQRVVSNETLLRAVRQADLLYVGDYHTCAQSQRSFLRLLKAVVSKGRPLVIGLELLHRRAQPWVERFLRQEVTEEQFVHRVGLRRRWVFDLWPHFRPLFEFARYHQVPVYGIDAAPDDADLHARDVATGAWVAEVCRRHPDAQVCVLIGDLHLAPEHLPAETLLALAARGLSRRDLILCQNSEAIYWQLAREGREHLVQAVQISERCYCRMHTPPVVCQQSYLNWLEHEEGEIDFADAKHQFVELVQHLAKFVQVPLPADWEDVAVYTCGDLSFLQLLADDPAFTRSQVAAIRRHVLRAESYVVPQRRIVYLANLSLNHAAEEAAHYLRFLCAGREPARTAVDAFFANVLHEAIGFFGSKLINHRRKCWHVAEFRKLLRYFASQPQVPANRALEAHVATFIVVANARLARAPAQLASLIQGLSPDLFFAVTHAIGYMLGDQMFYAVMSRRLGKQRLRDLLCDPWAAAGDPLQRYRELRLHLRGTKIPRRM; from the coding sequence ATGAGTTTGTCGCCGCGCGAAGAGCTGCTTCGATTGCAGCAACGCTTGTACCGGCGCAATAAGGCCGTGATCGCGCAATCGGTCACGGTGCGGGAACCCGGATTTGTCCGCTATGAGCGCCGCTATCAGCGCGCATTAGCGACCTATCAGCGTGTGGTCTCCAACGAGACCTTGCTCCGCGCCGTGCGCCAGGCCGATCTGCTATACGTCGGCGATTATCACACCTGTGCGCAATCGCAGCGTTCCTTCTTGCGACTGTTGAAGGCCGTCGTGAGCAAGGGCCGCCCGTTGGTGATCGGATTGGAGCTGCTGCATCGTCGCGCGCAACCGTGGGTGGAGCGCTTTTTACGCCAGGAAGTGACGGAAGAACAATTCGTCCATCGGGTCGGGCTGCGGCGTCGTTGGGTCTTTGACTTATGGCCGCATTTTCGGCCGCTGTTCGAATTTGCGCGCTATCACCAAGTCCCCGTGTACGGGATCGATGCGGCGCCCGACGACGCCGACTTGCACGCGCGGGATGTTGCGACCGGCGCGTGGGTGGCGGAAGTGTGCCGTCGCCATCCTGACGCACAGGTGTGTGTGTTGATCGGCGACTTGCATTTGGCCCCGGAACATCTGCCGGCCGAGACTTTGCTTGCGCTGGCGGCGCGTGGGTTGTCCCGCCGCGATCTGATCCTTTGTCAAAACAGCGAGGCGATTTATTGGCAGCTGGCTCGGGAGGGGCGCGAGCACCTCGTGCAGGCCGTGCAGATCAGCGAACGCTGTTATTGTCGGATGCACACCCCGCCGGTGGTGTGCCAGCAGTCGTATCTGAATTGGTTGGAGCATGAAGAAGGGGAGATCGATTTCGCCGACGCGAAGCATCAGTTCGTGGAACTGGTGCAGCATCTCGCCAAATTTGTGCAAGTCCCGTTGCCGGCGGATTGGGAGGATGTCGCGGTCTACACCTGCGGCGATTTGAGTTTCTTGCAATTGCTCGCCGACGATCCGGCCTTTACGCGCTCCCAAGTGGCGGCGATCCGGCGCCATGTATTGCGCGCGGAGAGTTATGTCGTGCCGCAGCGGCGGATTGTCTATCTGGCCAATCTCTCGTTGAATCACGCGGCGGAAGAGGCGGCGCATTATCTCCGTTTCCTGTGCGCCGGCCGCGAGCCAGCTCGGACGGCGGTCGACGCCTTTTTTGCCAATGTCTTGCACGAGGCGATCGGATTCTTCGGATCGAAGTTGATCAACCACCGCCGCAAATGTTGGCACGTCGCCGAATTTCGGAAGCTATTACGCTATTTCGCCAGCCAACCGCAGGTGCCGGCCAACCGCGCGCTAGAGGCGCACGTCGCCACGTTTATCGTGGTCGCCAATGCCCGTTTGGCGCGCGCGCCGGCGCAGTTAGCATCGTTGATTCAAGGATTGTCGCCGGACCTCTTCTTTGCGGTGACGCACGCGATCGGCTATATGCTCGGCGACCAAATGTTTTATGCCGTGATGAGTCGTCGTTTGGGTAAGCAGCGTTTACGCGATCTGCTGTGTGACCCGTGGGCCGCTGCCGGCGACCCGCTGCAACGCTACCGTGAACTGCGCTTGCACTTGCGCGGCACCAAGATCCCGCGGCGGATGTGA
- a CDS encoding pyruvate flavodoxin/ferredoxin oxidoreductase: MREFVTGAELIVRAALDAGCNFFAGYPITPASGILGGMMRQLPPRGGIAIQGEDEIASIGMCLGAAAAGRKAMTATSGPGLSLYSENIGFAQMAELPLVIVAVQRMGPGTGGATTNAEGDVEFVRWAAPGGYPMVVLAPSMPMDAYTLTIEAFNRAEQLRAPVFLLTCRDLVMNGETVAWDGTPQPALVERTLAKELSEFQPYRIDQSADVPPFAPIGGDLLTRINTSVHDARGLLVKRAAACAANLQHLADKVSARAGSWERVAVDLDANAATVIVAYGAAARSARAAVRLARACGEKLSLVVVHSLWPVPEVALRNAVGSHQRIVVPEHNLGQYVQEIERLFADRSIRSVTRIDGRALTPEQLLAEVV, encoded by the coding sequence ATGCGCGAATTTGTGACCGGGGCCGAATTGATCGTCCGCGCCGCACTCGATGCGGGATGCAATTTCTTTGCAGGCTATCCGATCACGCCGGCCTCCGGGATCCTGGGCGGCATGATGCGGCAGTTGCCGCCACGAGGTGGCATAGCGATTCAAGGTGAAGACGAGATCGCGTCGATCGGGATGTGTCTCGGGGCGGCGGCGGCGGGGCGCAAGGCGATGACCGCGACCAGCGGTCCGGGACTCTCACTCTATTCCGAGAATATCGGATTTGCGCAGATGGCGGAATTGCCGCTGGTGATCGTTGCGGTGCAGCGGATGGGTCCGGGGACTGGTGGGGCAACGACGAATGCGGAAGGCGATGTTGAGTTTGTTCGCTGGGCCGCGCCGGGCGGATATCCAATGGTGGTCCTCGCCCCGTCGATGCCGATGGATGCGTATACGTTGACGATCGAGGCCTTTAATCGCGCCGAACAGTTGCGCGCCCCGGTATTCCTGCTGACGTGTCGGGATTTAGTCATGAATGGAGAAACGGTTGCATGGGATGGGACGCCGCAGCCGGCGTTGGTCGAACGGACGCTGGCGAAGGAGTTGTCGGAATTTCAACCGTATCGGATTGATCAGAGTGCCGACGTGCCGCCGTTTGCCCCGATCGGGGGCGATCTGCTGACGCGCATCAACACGTCCGTGCACGACGCGCGCGGTCTGCTAGTGAAACGCGCTGCGGCCTGTGCCGCGAATTTGCAACATCTGGCCGATAAAGTCTCGGCCCGCGCGGGCTCGTGGGAACGCGTTGCGGTGGACCTCGATGCGAATGCGGCGACTGTGATCGTGGCATATGGGGCCGCAGCACGCAGTGCGCGTGCGGCCGTCCGATTGGCACGGGCTTGCGGGGAAAAACTCTCGCTCGTCGTGGTACATTCGCTCTGGCCGGTTCCTGAAGTCGCATTGCGGAACGCAGTGGGGAGCCATCAGCGGATTGTCGTGCCGGAACATAACCTCGGACAATATGTGCAAGAGATCGAACGGCTGTTTGCCGATCGGAGCATCCGGTCCGTCACGCGGATCGATGGTCGTGCGCTCACGCCGGAACAGCTGTTGGCGGAGGTGGTCTGA
- a CDS encoding 50S ribosomal protein L28, whose amino-acid sequence MAYRCELCGKGPATGNTVSHANNKRRTRNLPNLQHVRANRGGTIRRIQVCTRCIRNGAVQKAA is encoded by the coding sequence ATGGCATATCGATGCGAACTTTGTGGGAAGGGCCCGGCTACCGGCAATACGGTCTCGCACGCGAATAACAAGCGGCGGACGCGGAACCTGCCGAACCTCCAACATGTCCGTGCCAATCGCGGCGGCACTATTCGGCGCATTCAAGTGTGCACGCGGTGTATCCGGAATGGCGCCGTTCAAAAGGCTGCTTAG
- a CDS encoding nucleotidyl transferase AbiEii/AbiGii toxin family protein has translation MRSPTGVKRHNVIGDRLWNAIVHFFAVQDWRGLFLTGGTCIAEFYFGHRVSIDIDLFTADRALFTAARNLLQQPDFFPGERVELVRSFPDFSQFLLHYRGHEPLKLDLVFDHPPAVGEKLCVDRIWIDSLPDLVANKLGCIINRNEVKDYLDLFYLLPAINLPPAELLALGQRKDAGLDALVLAYQLRYIQTVPTAPPYFLANVPWPHVQASFQHLHDALLDDAKALSVRIV, from the coding sequence ATGCGATCGCCTACTGGCGTCAAACGACATAACGTGATCGGGGACCGACTGTGGAATGCCATCGTGCACTTCTTTGCGGTTCAGGATTGGCGCGGACTCTTTCTGACCGGCGGCACCTGTATCGCGGAATTTTATTTCGGCCATCGTGTCTCCATCGACATTGACCTATTCACCGCCGATCGTGCATTATTCACTGCCGCTCGCAATCTCTTACAACAGCCCGATTTCTTTCCCGGCGAACGAGTGGAGCTCGTGCGGAGCTTCCCCGACTTTTCGCAATTCCTGTTGCACTATCGCGGCCACGAACCGCTCAAACTAGATCTCGTCTTTGATCATCCACCCGCCGTCGGGGAAAAACTCTGCGTCGACCGCATCTGGATCGACAGCCTCCCCGATCTGGTCGCGAACAAACTTGGCTGCATTATCAATCGCAATGAAGTGAAAGATTATCTCGATCTGTTCTATCTGTTACCGGCTATTAACCTTCCGCCCGCCGAACTCCTCGCGCTCGGCCAACGGAAAGACGCCGGACTGGACGCGCTCGTGCTGGCCTATCAACTCCGCTACATCCAAACGGTGCCGACGGCCCCTCCATACTTCCTCGCCAACGTCCCCTGGCCGCACGTACAAGCCAGCTTCCAACATTTGCACGACGCACTGCTGGACGACGCCAAGGCGTTGAGCGTGAGAATCGTGTAA
- a CDS encoding SWIB/MDM2 domain-containing protein, whose amino-acid sequence MRPVIPEDSPCFRYQSAATPAMEVRQRRKYPMPKKPNAGFMKPLQPDTALAAVIGAAPLPRTEVTKKLWEYIKKHNLQDAKNKRMINADDKLQPVFGGKKQVSMFEMTKLVGAHLQ is encoded by the coding sequence ATGCGCCCAGTCATCCCCGAAGACTCCCCATGTTTTCGCTACCAATCCGCGGCGACTCCCGCTATGGAAGTCCGCCAAAGGAGGAAGTACCCTATGCCGAAGAAACCGAATGCCGGATTCATGAAACCGCTCCAGCCCGACACTGCCCTCGCGGCCGTGATCGGCGCGGCCCCGCTGCCGCGCACCGAGGTCACGAAGAAGCTCTGGGAATACATCAAGAAGCATAATTTGCAGGATGCCAAGAACAAGCGGATGATCAATGCCGACGACAAACTCCAGCCGGTGTTCGGCGGGAAGAAGCAAGTCAGCATGTTCGAAATGACCAAGCTTGTCGGCGCTCACTTGCAGTAA
- a CDS encoding YraN family protein, producing MPHERQQIGALGEQLAAAFLEQRGFRVVARNFRVRVGEVDLIVERGGERHFVEVKTRRTDFAGDPLEQLTPRKQQQIVRAAQWYRHRHPTTATCHFSVLGIDLSSGRPAIEWVPDAFEADDGAL from the coding sequence ATGCCGCATGAGCGACAGCAGATCGGGGCTTTGGGGGAGCAGCTGGCAGCCGCATTTCTCGAACAACGGGGCTTCCGCGTCGTTGCGCGGAACTTCCGGGTCCGGGTCGGGGAGGTAGACTTGATCGTCGAACGGGGGGGCGAACGCCACTTCGTCGAGGTGAAGACGCGGCGAACCGACTTTGCTGGCGACCCGTTAGAGCAACTGACCCCGCGCAAGCAGCAGCAGATCGTCCGCGCCGCCCAGTGGTACCGCCATCGCCACCCCACCACCGCCACGTGTCATTTCTCCGTCCTTGGCATCGACCTCTCCTCCGGCAGACCCGCAATCGAATGGGTCCCCGACGCCTTCGAAGCGGATGACGGGGCGTTGTAA
- a CDS encoding RluA family pseudouridine synthase, producing the protein MAVTGLDSQILFEDAALVVLNKPSGLLTLPDRFDPKQENLRQLLIQRYGTIFVVHRLDRGTSGVIVFAKTAAAHRHLSRQFGAHQVHKCYHALVHGVLPQPVREITLRLAPDPRRKGLVHTHRFGKAAHTRATLLESYRTISLLQCEPRTGRQHQIRVHLHAIGHPLLVDPEYGKTETFQLSALKPHYRLAAGTTERPLIARLTLHAFQLTLNHPLTDAPITFEAPYPKDFRATVQMLRKYGKG; encoded by the coding sequence ATGGCCGTGACCGGACTCGACTCGCAGATCCTCTTTGAAGACGCGGCGCTCGTCGTGTTGAACAAGCCGAGCGGACTCTTGACCCTCCCCGATCGTTTCGATCCGAAACAAGAAAACTTGCGCCAATTACTCATCCAGCGCTACGGGACCATCTTCGTGGTCCACCGCCTCGATCGCGGCACCAGCGGCGTGATCGTCTTTGCAAAAACCGCCGCCGCGCATCGCCACCTGAGTCGCCAATTCGGCGCCCATCAGGTCCACAAGTGCTATCACGCATTGGTGCACGGCGTACTGCCCCAACCGGTGCGGGAGATCACGTTGCGACTGGCCCCCGACCCGCGCCGTAAAGGTCTGGTGCACACCCACCGGTTCGGCAAAGCGGCCCACACACGTGCCACGTTGTTGGAATCGTACCGCACCATCTCGCTGCTGCAATGCGAACCGCGCACCGGCCGCCAGCACCAAATCCGCGTCCATTTGCACGCAATCGGGCATCCGCTGTTAGTCGATCCCGAGTACGGAAAAACGGAGACATTCCAGCTCTCCGCATTGAAGCCGCATTATCGACTGGCCGCCGGCACGACCGAGCGCCCACTGATCGCGCGCCTCACGCTGCATGCGTTCCAATTGACGCTCAATCACCCGCTAACCGATGCACCGATCACGTTTGAAGCCCCATATCCTAAAGATTTCCGGGCGACGGTCCAGATGCTGCGGAAGTATGGGAAGGGATAG
- a CDS encoding SUMF1/EgtB/PvdO family nonheme iron enzyme, which produces MTRVLVQQMTVKGTRFEFVRVPPGRTVRGHHDLDRPHWIEFPHEVVIGRRPVNNRQFIAIAREARLPIPASCATASPELPVRGIDYPTARDFAAAVARFSRRAVRLPSEAEWEYAARGGLERLPFERNDRRNTLVTASDVRRCLTLGPLLLEHLCDPTTSEIFPPIDRGDVPEALSDAWRMGRLCGVRRYPTPTGYLYPGGWTKIGPEQWPVWTSDGTAQVVASSWGVEWMLGYHKEWVLDRFAAYPLPSRRALVAPIVYDEVPRRDGAYVYRAGVGSGRKPNPAGARSGQACWNGCDVSWHGLRLALGSLATESVARGESASVRTLKLPPIGMRRVAALTPSQRAVCEALMAAPQVTPVLKASLQARGVVSSDLRSVIIPLVKGQVVAAETIAYRGRPVLQLALTAHGRYLLGQRT; this is translated from the coding sequence ATGACACGGGTCCTCGTTCAACAGATGACCGTGAAGGGCACGCGGTTCGAGTTCGTGCGAGTGCCGCCCGGACGGACGGTGCGAGGGCATCACGATCTGGATCGCCCGCATTGGATCGAATTTCCGCACGAGGTCGTGATCGGACGCCGCCCGGTGAATAATCGTCAGTTTATCGCGATTGCGCGGGAGGCGCGGCTGCCGATTCCGGCGAGCTGCGCGACGGCGTCTCCGGAGCTACCGGTGCGGGGAATCGATTATCCGACGGCCCGCGACTTTGCGGCGGCCGTCGCACGCTTCAGTCGGCGTGCGGTGCGGCTCCCGAGTGAAGCGGAGTGGGAGTATGCCGCGCGTGGTGGATTGGAGCGCCTGCCGTTTGAGCGCAACGATCGCCGCAACACGCTTGTGACGGCGAGCGATGTGCGCCGGTGTCTGACGCTGGGACCACTGTTGTTGGAACATCTGTGTGATCCCACGACGTCGGAGATCTTCCCCCCGATCGATCGCGGTGACGTGCCGGAGGCGTTGTCGGACGCCTGGCGAATGGGGCGTCTCTGCGGCGTTCGCCGGTATCCCACACCGACGGGATATCTCTATCCGGGTGGCTGGACGAAGATTGGCCCGGAACAATGGCCGGTCTGGACGTCAGATGGGACTGCGCAGGTGGTGGCATCGAGTTGGGGTGTCGAATGGATGCTCGGTTACCATAAAGAATGGGTGTTGGATCGTTTTGCTGCCTATCCGCTGCCGTCACGCCGCGCACTCGTCGCGCCGATCGTGTACGACGAAGTCCCGAGACGGGATGGGGCCTATGTCTATCGCGCGGGTGTTGGCTCGGGGCGAAAGCCGAATCCGGCGGGTGCGCGGTCCGGCCAGGCCTGTTGGAATGGATGCGATGTCAGTTGGCACGGGCTTCGACTCGCGCTGGGATCGCTCGCAACGGAGTCCGTGGCGCGTGGCGAGAGTGCGTCCGTGCGGACATTGAAGTTGCCACCCATTGGGATGAGGCGCGTCGCCGCGCTGACGCCATCGCAACGCGCGGTCTGCGAGGCGTTGATGGCGGCGCCGCAAGTGACGCCGGTGTTGAAAGCCTCGCTGCAGGCGCGGGGGGTGGTGTCATCGGATCTGCGCAGCGTGATTATTCCGTTGGTGAAAGGCCAAGTCGTCGCTGCGGAGACCATTGCCTATCGGGGGCGTCCGGTGCTCCAGCTGGCGCTCACGGCACATGGTCGGTACTTGTTGGGTCAGCGGACGTAA